The Papio anubis isolate 15944 chromosome 1, Panubis1.0, whole genome shotgun sequence genome window below encodes:
- the LIN28A gene encoding protein lin-28 homolog A, producing the protein MGSTLKEGWDPLGLFSCHCQLNRPEKIWEPLKSRGPSHRYCAGEDVAASSPNHPFAFGLLRGQQPPDQGPGATGSADDHGLRVQPAGSAGGDRDRFLLFLGSCPLLTVHLRGWTLGSPCLEPETAFRFRAPQLSAWPSLSLGGCAKAAEEAPEEAPEDAARAADEPQLLHGAGICKWFNVRMGFGFLSMTARAGVALDPPVDVFVHQSKLHMEGFRSLKEGEAVEFTFKKSAKGLESIRVTGPGGVFCIGSERRPKGKNMQKRRSKGDRCYNCGGLDHHAKECKLPPQPKKCHFCQSISHMVASCPLKAQQGPSAQGKPTYFREEEEEIHSPALLPETQN; encoded by the exons ATGGGGAGCACACTGAAAGAAGGGTGGGACCCCCTTGGCTTGTTCTCCTGCCACTGCCAACTCAATAGGCCTGAAAA AATTTGGGAGCCTTTGAAAAGCCGTGGGCCCTCCCACCGCTATTGTGCGGGGGAAGATGTAGCAGCCTCTTCTCCGAACCACCCCTTTGCCTTCGGACTTCTCCGGGGCCAGCAGCCGCCCGACCAGGGGCCCGGGGCCACGGGCTCAGCCGACGACCATGGGCTCCGTGTCCAACCAGCA GGGAGCGCGGGAGGCGACCGGGATAGGTTTCTTCTGTTCCTTGGTAGCTGCCCCCTCCTGACTGTCCACTTACGGGGTTGGACACTCGGGTCTCCCTGCCTGGAGCCCGAGACCGCCTTCCGATTCCGTGCCCCCCAGCTGAGTGCCTGGCCCTCCCTCTCTCTAGGTGGCTGCGCCAAGGCGGCAGAAGAGGCACCCGAGGAGGCGCCGGAGGACGCGGCCCGGGCGGCGGACGAGCCTCAGCTGCTGCACGGTGCGGGCATCTGTAAGTGGTTCAACGTGCGCATGGGGTTCGGCTTCCTGTCCATGACCGCCCGCGCCGGGGTCGCGCTCGACCCCCCAGTGGACGTCTTTGTGCACCAG AGTAAACTGCACATGGAGGGGTTCCGGAGCTTGAAGGAGGGTGAGGCAGTGGAGTTCACCTTTAAGAAGTCAGCCAAGGGTCTGGAATCCATCCGTGTCACCGGACCTGGTGGGGTGTTCTGTATTGGGAGTGAGAGGCGGCCAAAAGGGAAGAACATGCAGAAGCGCAGATCAAAAGGAGACAG GTGCTACAACTGTGGAGGTCTAGACCATCATGCCAAGGAATGCAAGCTGCCACCCCAGCCCAAGAAGTGCCACTTCTGCCAGAGCATCAGCCATATGGTAGCCTCATGTCCGCTGAAGGCCCAGCAGGGCCCTAGTGCACAGGGAAAGCCAACCTACTTtcgggaggaagaagaagaaatccaCAGCCCTGCCCTGCTCCCGGAGACGCAGAATTGA